One Pseudomonas fluorescens genomic region harbors:
- a CDS encoding cell division protein ZapA: MSSSNSVTVQILDKEYSIICPQEERSNLVSAARYLDGKMREIRSSGKVIGADRIAVMAALNITHDLLHKEERPDIQASGSTREQVRDLLDRVDLVLADDQSTTKG; encoded by the coding sequence ATGAGTTCAAGCAATAGCGTCACCGTGCAGATCCTCGACAAAGAGTATTCGATCATCTGCCCGCAGGAAGAACGCAGCAATCTGGTCAGCGCCGCGCGCTACCTGGACGGCAAGATGCGCGAGATCCGCAGCAGCGGCAAAGTCATCGGCGCCGACCGCATTGCCGTGATGGCCGCGCTGAACATCACCCATGACCTGTTGCACAAAGAAGAGCGCCCGGATATCCAGGCCAGCGGTTCGACCCGCGAACAGGTGCGCGACTTGCTCGATCGTGTCGATCTGGTGCTGGCCGACGATCAGAGCACTACCAAGGGCTGA
- a CDS encoding 5-formyltetrahydrofolate cyclo-ligase, translating into MTEPALLPRPQLRRLLRKARRSLSKNEQRQAAKGLYRQLAQEPHFRRARHISLYLPTDGEIDPRLLLREAQRRGKATYLPVLSAWPRTKMVFQRIRPGEKLKPNRFRILEPRANLARQRKVWALDLVLLPLVGFDDVGGRLGMGGGFYDRSLAYLARRKSWRKPTLLGLAHECQKVERLAQASWDVPLQGTVSDKAWYFAE; encoded by the coding sequence ATGACCGAACCCGCGCTGCTGCCCCGCCCGCAACTCCGCCGCCTGCTGCGCAAGGCGCGTCGTTCATTGAGCAAAAACGAACAGCGCCAGGCCGCCAAAGGCCTGTATCGGCAGTTGGCGCAAGAGCCGCACTTTCGCCGCGCCAGGCATATTTCTCTTTATCTACCCACCGACGGTGAGATCGATCCGCGCTTGCTGCTGCGTGAAGCGCAGCGTCGGGGCAAGGCGACCTACTTGCCGGTGCTGAGTGCCTGGCCACGGACCAAAATGGTCTTCCAGCGGATTCGCCCCGGCGAAAAGCTCAAACCCAATCGTTTCCGCATTCTCGAGCCGCGCGCCAATCTGGCGCGGCAACGCAAGGTGTGGGCGCTGGATCTGGTGTTATTGCCGCTGGTGGGTTTTGATGATGTCGGCGGGCGCCTGGGCATGGGCGGCGGCTTTTACGATCGCAGCCTGGCGTATCTTGCCCGGCGCAAGAGCTGGCGCAAACCGACATTGCTCGGTCTGGCGCACGAATGTCAGAAGGTCGAACGTTTGGCACAGGCGAGCTGGGATGTCCCGTTGCAAGGCACGGTCAGCGACAAGGCATGGTATTTCGCAGAGTAG
- a CDS encoding EVE domain-containing protein codes for MAYWLMKSEPDELSIEGLAKLGKARWDGVRNYQARNFLRAMAVGDQFFFYHSSCPEPGIAGIGKIIEAAYPDPTALEPESHYFDPKATPEKNAWSAIDVEHVETFNRVLKLDYLKQQTALAEMPLVQKGSRLSVMPVTAEQWAAVLALR; via the coding sequence ATGGCCTACTGGCTGATGAAATCAGAGCCCGACGAACTGTCGATCGAAGGCTTGGCGAAGCTCGGCAAGGCGCGCTGGGACGGGGTGCGCAACTACCAGGCGCGGAATTTCCTGCGGGCGATGGCGGTGGGCGATCAGTTCTTTTTCTACCATTCGAGCTGCCCGGAACCGGGAATCGCCGGAATTGGCAAAATAATCGAAGCGGCCTACCCGGACCCGACGGCGCTGGAGCCGGAGAGTCATTACTTCGATCCCAAGGCTACCCCGGAGAAAAATGCCTGGAGTGCGATTGATGTCGAGCATGTCGAGACATTCAACCGGGTATTGAAACTGGACTACCTGAAGCAGCAGACAGCGTTGGCGGAGATGCCTTTGGTGCAGAAGGGCTCGCGGTTGTCGGTGATGCCGGTGACGGCGGAGCAGTGGGCTGCGGTGCTTGCGTTGCGTTGA
- a CDS encoding flagellar basal body-associated protein FliL: MKAWIMLLLALSLPVAALAEEAKEGEAPKVNYITLSPPFVGNYGLDGTPKLKVYKADVALRVTGEESAKLVKANEPLIRNQLVALFTQQSTEAMGSIEGKEKLRQEALKQTQQVMNDETGKPVVEDLLFNNLIIQ; encoded by the coding sequence GTGAAAGCGTGGATCATGTTGTTGCTGGCCCTGTCTCTGCCTGTGGCAGCGCTGGCCGAAGAAGCCAAAGAGGGCGAGGCGCCCAAGGTCAACTACATCACCCTGAGCCCGCCGTTCGTAGGCAACTACGGGCTGGACGGTACGCCGAAGCTCAAGGTGTACAAGGCCGACGTGGCATTGCGTGTGACTGGTGAAGAGTCGGCGAAACTGGTGAAGGCCAATGAGCCGCTGATCCGCAACCAGCTCGTGGCGCTGTTTACCCAGCAGAGCACCGAGGCGATGGGCAGTATCGAAGGCAAGGAAAAGCTGCGTCAGGAAGCGCTGAAGCAAACTCAGCAAGTGATGAATGACGAGACGGGCAAGCCTGTTGTTGAAGATCTGTTGTTCAACAACCTGATCATTCAGTAA
- a CDS encoding NADPH:quinone oxidoreductase family protein has translation MKAVLCKAFGPAESLVLEDVASPVAKKNEILLDVHAAGVNFPDTLIIEGKYQFKPPFPFSPGGEAAGVVREVGEKVGHLKVGDRVMALTGWGSFAEQVAVPGYNVLPIPPSMDFNTAAAFSMTYGTSMHALKQRANLQPGETLLVLGASGGVGLAAVEIGKAMGARVIAAASSAEKLAVAKSAGADELINYSEANLKDEIKRLTDGQGADVIYDPVGGDLFDQAIRAIAWNGRLLVVGFASGRIPELPVNLALLKGAAVLGVFWGSFAQRQPQDNAANFQQLFGWFAEGKLKPLVSQVYPLSNAAQAINDLGQRKAVGKVVVQVR, from the coding sequence ATGAAAGCCGTGCTGTGCAAAGCCTTCGGCCCTGCCGAATCGCTGGTGCTGGAAGACGTCGCCAGTCCTGTCGCCAAGAAGAACGAAATCCTCCTGGACGTGCACGCAGCCGGGGTCAATTTCCCCGACACGCTGATCATCGAGGGCAAATATCAATTCAAACCGCCGTTCCCGTTTTCGCCCGGTGGCGAGGCGGCAGGCGTGGTTCGCGAAGTGGGCGAAAAGGTCGGCCACCTGAAAGTCGGTGATCGGGTCATGGCGCTGACTGGCTGGGGCAGTTTTGCCGAGCAGGTCGCGGTGCCGGGCTATAACGTCCTGCCGATTCCGCCGTCGATGGACTTCAATACCGCTGCTGCATTCAGCATGACTTACGGTACGTCGATGCACGCGCTCAAGCAGCGCGCCAATCTGCAACCGGGCGAAACCCTGCTGGTGCTCGGCGCCTCTGGCGGCGTCGGCCTCGCGGCGGTGGAAATCGGCAAAGCCATGGGCGCCCGTGTCATCGCCGCGGCCAGCAGCGCCGAGAAACTCGCGGTCGCCAAGTCTGCCGGCGCCGACGAGCTGATCAATTACAGTGAAGCCAACCTCAAGGACGAGATCAAACGCCTGACCGACGGCCAAGGTGCAGATGTGATCTACGATCCGGTCGGCGGCGATCTGTTCGATCAAGCCATCCGCGCCATCGCCTGGAACGGCCGCCTGCTGGTGGTCGGCTTCGCCAGCGGACGCATCCCCGAACTGCCAGTCAACCTCGCCTTGCTCAAGGGCGCCGCGGTACTCGGCGTGTTCTGGGGCTCCTTCGCTCAGCGCCAACCGCAGGACAACGCGGCGAACTTCCAGCAACTGTTCGGCTGGTTTGCCGAGGGCAAATTGAAACCGCTTGTGTCGCAGGTCTACCCGCTGAGCAATGCGGCGCAGGCGATCAATGATCTGGGGC